Genomic segment of Pasteurella multocida subsp. multocida OH4807:
AATCCGCGACGTTCGGATACCGCAAACCAAATGAGAATGTTAAGCAGTCATCTTCAGCGACCCCATAATGAGATAAACGAGAAGGCACATAAAGGATATCGCCAGGAGCCAAAACTTCATCAAAAATCAACTCGCCCATATCGTCAAAAATACGAATAGGTTGATTGGCTTTAAATGATGTACTTGGATCACACCACTTCCCTAGCTGCCAACGACGGTGACCATACCCCTGCACTAAAAATACATCGTATTCATCATAATGTTTGCCAACGGATCCACCCTTAGGGGCATAAGACACCATAATGTCATCTCGTTGCCATTGTGGAATAAAACCAAATGCGTTCCATAATTCCCCTAACTCCGTCGACCATTGCTCTAAATTTTGCACTAATACGGACCAATGTGCTGGTAGAGCAGCAAAATCCGTTTCACTCAACGGACTACGCGTTAATTGCCACTTGTCTGCTGAAAATTGTTTAACAAGACGCGCAGTCACGCCTTCTTGTTGAGCCAATGCAATAATCTCTTCTGGTTCAAACATCCCGACAATTTGCGGTAAGCCAGCACGAATTAACAGCGGCTTTTTTTGCCAATAATCACGTAAAAAGATCTCTGGTGTGATGCCTTCGGGTAAACAAAATGCCATATGTTGTATCCTATTTTTGTTTTTCTTTCGCTTGAGCTGCCTGCTGTTCTGCACGTTTACGACGAATTTCTTTCGGATCGGCGAGCAACGGGCGATAAATTTCAATTCGATCTCCGTCTTTTAACAAATCAGTGAGTTTTGCGGGGCGACTAAAAATACCGACTTTATTTTCTCGCAAATCAATTTCCGTGAATTGTTGCAAAATGCCTGATTGCAAAATCGCCGTCTGAATCATTGTTCCCTCGTCTACACTAAGCTTCTTGAGATAATAACGTTCTGGATAAGCATAAACAATTTCAATATGAATTTGAGCCACCATACACCTCTTTTGCACGTTGTTTAAAGGCTGCGATCATACGTGTCGTTAAATGTGTAAAAATCTGTCCAAATGCCATCGCAATAATCGGATTTGAA
This window contains:
- a CDS encoding hypothetical protein (COG2850 Uncharacterized conserved protein), which codes for MAFCLPEGITPEIFLRDYWQKKPLLIRAGLPQIVGMFEPEEIIALAQQEGVTARLVKQFSADKWQLTRSPLSETDFAALPAHWSVLVQNLEQWSTELGELWNAFGFIPQWQRDDIMVSYAPKGGSVGKHYDEYDVFLVQGYGHRRWQLGKWCDPSTSFKANQPIRIFDDMGELIFDEVLAPGDILYVPSRLSHYGVAEDDCLTFSFGLRYPNVADLFENINKGICQALPEIDVTALHLPLRLSPSEQETGKLDPAMIQRMKQQFLTTLADSAQFDRLFQHAVATTVSTRRYDLFATEEYCDLDEVRAILEEHGTLVQDNNCKLLYLENPLRLYANGEWLDELNPVEARVLQRLADGKRVDFAFLNEACAQEANPDMALDLLLDSLCNWLDDGWVLLEE
- a CDS encoding hypothetical protein (COG2914 Uncharacterized protein conserved in bacteria), which translates into the protein MAQIHIEIVYAYPERYYLKKLSVDEGTMIQTAILQSGILQQFTEIDLRENKVGIFSRPAKLTDLLKDGDRIEIYRPLLADPKEIRRKRAEQQAAQAKEKQK